One genomic segment of Paraburkholderia aromaticivorans includes these proteins:
- a CDS encoding PA4780 family RIO1-like protein kinase: MKTPKRLLPLVEEGLIDEVISQLMSGKEATVYVVRSGDATRCAKVYKDAKQRSFRQAASYREGRKVKNSRQQRAMEKGSRYGREVQEQAWQNAEVDALFQLANAGVRVPQPFICTDGVLLMELVTDADGNVAPRLNDVEMTEARALELHALLLNQVVRMLCAGMIHGDLSEYNILLAADGPVIIDLPQAVDAAGNLEAPAMLERDVNNLATYFGRFAPGLLETRYGKEIWALYEAGALHVDAALTGRVEADTTPIDLEAVLQELEDTRLDEEARLRYEQSLRSGT; encoded by the coding sequence ATGAAAACACCGAAACGCCTGCTCCCGCTAGTCGAAGAAGGCCTGATCGACGAAGTGATCTCGCAGTTGATGAGCGGCAAGGAAGCCACCGTCTACGTGGTGCGCAGCGGCGACGCCACGCGCTGCGCCAAGGTCTACAAGGACGCCAAACAGCGCAGTTTCCGCCAGGCGGCGTCCTATCGCGAAGGCCGCAAGGTCAAGAACAGCCGCCAGCAGCGCGCCATGGAAAAAGGCAGCCGGTACGGCCGTGAAGTCCAGGAACAGGCCTGGCAGAACGCCGAAGTCGACGCCTTGTTTCAGCTGGCCAACGCGGGTGTGCGTGTGCCGCAGCCGTTCATCTGCACCGACGGCGTGTTGCTGATGGAGTTGGTGACCGACGCGGACGGCAATGTTGCACCGCGTCTGAACGACGTCGAGATGACCGAAGCACGCGCGCTCGAATTGCATGCGCTGCTGTTGAACCAGGTCGTGCGCATGCTGTGCGCCGGCATGATTCACGGCGACCTGTCCGAGTACAACATTCTGCTTGCCGCCGACGGTCCGGTCATCATCGACCTGCCACAAGCGGTGGACGCCGCCGGTAATCTCGAAGCGCCCGCCATGCTGGAGCGCGACGTCAACAACCTCGCCACCTATTTCGGCCGCTTCGCGCCGGGGCTGCTCGAAACCCGTTACGGCAAGGAAATCTGGGCGCTCTACGAAGCGGGGGCGTTGCATGTCGATGCCGCGTTGACCGGCCGCGTCGAAGCGGACACCACGCCGATCGATCTCGAAGCCGTGCTGCAGGAACTCGAAGATACGAGGCTCGACGAAGAAGCGCGCTTGCGCTACGAGCAGTCGTTGCGTAGCGGCACCTGA